In Syntrophorhabdaceae bacterium, one genomic interval encodes:
- the dctP gene encoding TRAP transporter substrate-binding protein DctP gives MKKVRNLVFLLMALSLVFCALPSFTSAQQGKVIELTYGSPWPAEMTFSNADRAWIAKIEKETNGRVHIKPYFGGQIISPQGGGIEELTQGVADIGFILPNYSKSGFAICKGMSLMMYGANQVTGRRVFKELLTKFPEIEGEYKGMKVLAWSSGASFDILSKKPIRKFADMKGTRFKTSGDYAEIIKEFGAEGVNSPMSEVYVMLQKGIMDGVLVSPEGLKTMHLAEVCKYMTMTGIYRVHTASRAMNLASWNKLPPDIKKVFEDNIEFWGLATDKEFEKTDQEGLAFGKSLGLEFIPMPKDEMAKLYAVMKDKATKEAQALDAKGMPGTKIFNEGQRLIQQYSK, from the coding sequence ATGAAAAAAGTGAGAAATCTGGTTTTTCTTTTGATGGCCCTATCCCTTGTTTTCTGTGCCCTGCCATCTTTCACGTCAGCCCAGCAAGGCAAGGTCATCGAACTGACCTACGGATCGCCCTGGCCGGCGGAAATGACCTTCAGCAATGCAGACAGGGCCTGGATCGCAAAAATAGAGAAAGAGACCAACGGACGGGTGCACATTAAACCCTATTTCGGCGGACAGATCATATCTCCGCAGGGCGGCGGCATTGAAGAGCTGACCCAGGGAGTAGCCGACATCGGCTTTATCCTTCCCAATTATTCCAAGTCCGGATTCGCTATTTGCAAGGGCATGAGCCTCATGATGTACGGCGCCAATCAGGTAACGGGACGCCGTGTCTTCAAAGAACTTTTGACCAAGTTTCCCGAAATTGAAGGGGAATACAAGGGCATGAAAGTCCTCGCCTGGAGCTCCGGCGCGTCTTTTGACATCCTTTCCAAGAAACCGATCCGCAAATTCGCCGACATGAAAGGCACACGGTTCAAAACCTCCGGCGACTACGCTGAAATCATCAAAGAATTCGGAGCCGAGGGCGTAAACTCACCCATGTCCGAAGTGTACGTAATGTTGCAGAAAGGAATCATGGACGGCGTGCTTGTCTCTCCGGAAGGGCTCAAAACCATGCATCTCGCCGAAGTCTGCAAGTACATGACCATGACCGGTATCTACCGCGTCCATACAGCGAGCAGGGCCATGAACCTTGCCTCATGGAACAAGCTTCCGCCCGACATCAAGAAAGTCTTTGAGGACAACATAGAGTTCTGGGGACTCGCCACCGACAAAGAGTTTGAAAAGACCGACCAGGAAGGTCTGGCTTTCGGGAAGTCACTCGGCCTTGAGTTCATACCCATGCCAAAAGACGAAATGGCGAAGCTCTATGCGGTCATGAAGGACAAGGCCACAAAGGAAGCTCAGGCGCTCGATGCCAAAGGTATGCCTGGCACA
- a CDS encoding rod shape-determining protein, with product MNLFRELFGLFSTHLAMDLGTANTLIYMKGEGIVLNQPSVVAIDNNSGRVIAVGKEAKEYIGRTPPNISAIRPLKDGVIADFDVAKAMIKYFLKVVSTERKVSKPKMVVGVPSGITQVEKKAVIDACFQVGIRDVFLIEEPMAAALGAGMPIDLPRGNMVVDIGGGTTEVAILSLSAVAYSESLRVAGDELDEAIVRYLQKKHQLAIGVIAAEKIKIEGASAFPIDSLSDSINVVGKDLLTSIPKSMKIPKEEVREAIEEPVAAIIDAIRRALEKLPPEFVADLNETGMVLTGGGALLKGLEHRIENETGITVIVADDPLSSVTLGCGRALEDLEKYKKVFIN from the coding sequence ATGAATCTATTCAGGGAATTGTTTGGATTGTTTTCCACGCACCTTGCCATGGACCTTGGGACCGCGAACACGCTCATCTACATGAAGGGTGAGGGAATCGTTCTCAATCAGCCCTCGGTCGTTGCCATAGATAACAATTCGGGCAGAGTCATCGCCGTGGGTAAAGAAGCCAAAGAGTATATAGGGAGGACACCGCCCAATATCAGCGCCATCAGGCCCTTGAAAGACGGGGTAATAGCAGATTTCGATGTGGCAAAAGCCATGATCAAATACTTTCTCAAGGTGGTGAGCACCGAGCGGAAAGTGTCCAAACCGAAAATGGTGGTAGGCGTACCTTCAGGGATCACCCAGGTAGAAAAGAAGGCGGTTATCGACGCATGTTTCCAGGTTGGCATCCGCGATGTTTTTCTTATCGAGGAACCTATGGCTGCGGCCCTCGGGGCCGGTATGCCCATAGATCTCCCCAGAGGGAACATGGTCGTGGATATAGGCGGAGGGACAACAGAGGTCGCCATCTTAAGCCTCTCCGCGGTCGCATACAGCGAGTCACTTCGCGTGGCCGGAGATGAGCTCGATGAGGCCATAGTGCGCTACCTTCAGAAAAAACACCAACTCGCCATCGGCGTGATCGCCGCCGAAAAAATTAAAATAGAGGGCGCCTCGGCCTTTCCCATCGATTCCCTGAGCGATAGCATCAATGTAGTGGGGAAAGACCTCCTCACGAGCATACCCAAAAGCATGAAGATACCCAAAGAAGAAGTCAGGGAAGCTATTGAAGAACCGGTTGCGGCGATTATCGATGCCATACGGCGGGCACTGGAGAAACTTCCCCCCGAATTTGTGGCGGATCTCAATGAAACCGGTATGGTCTTAACCGGCGGCGGCGCACTCCTCAAAGGCCTTGAGCATCGCATCGAGAACGAGACGGGTATTACCGTGATCGTTGCAGACGATCCACTCTCATCGGTCACCTTAGGATGCGGCAGGGCGCTCGAAGACCTGGAAAAATACAAGAAAGTCTTTATCAATTAG